One genomic segment of Mangifera indica cultivar Alphonso chromosome 6, CATAS_Mindica_2.1, whole genome shotgun sequence includes these proteins:
- the LOC123217975 gene encoding uncharacterized protein LOC123217975 isoform X1: MEALYLLCSILSTFFTSLALSLLLSARTLFHRFYSPRASSSSSTAASDAVFLYEGTVWHERRCPVRHSFKYPVRYALFDLDHAFRAPSDHLSAGEARRVAETNGPVLLLTIPRSVGYEQNPLSLYYCYEVEGSTQCLKKCIAEVTNTPWGERVSFVFNPKSDLVAKPLHVSPFMDMLGNWNIRANSPGENLNVSISVQHPQLGDYFVATLRAKRVSSVTVSDHAMFFWLMPHKVALWIYWHAFKLWWKNVSFIQHPRYTNPEYRKEALIRDQKLQCCPAVRGNNDNYLQVEGSDLRYQANWNIRDRWFVWRDAKWPWS, translated from the exons ATGGAAGCACTCTATCTCTTGTGCTCAATCCTCTCCACATTTTTTACTTCTCTAGCTCTTTCCCTCCTCCTTTCCGCCCGCACGCTATTCCACCGCTTCTATTCGCCGCGCGCGTCTTCTTCATCCTCCACTGCCGCCTCAGATGCAGTTTTTCTCTACGAAGGCACCGTGTGGCACGAGCGCCGGTGCCCTGTCCGCCACTCTTTCAAGTATCCCGTGCGCTACGCGCTCTTCGACCTTGACCATGCCTTCCGCGCGCCGTCTGACCATCTCTCCGCTGGAGAAGCTCGCCGAGTCGCTGAGACTAATGGACCAGT TTTACTTTTAACAATACCCCGTAGTGTGGGATATGAACAAAATCCTTTGAGTTTGTACTACTGCTATGAAGTGGAAGGCTCTACTCAGTGTTTGAAGAAATGCATTGCTGAG GTAACTAATACACCATGGGGCGAAAGAGTATCGTTTGTTTTTAATCCCAAGTCTGATTTGGTGGCTAAACCATTACATGTCAGTCCTTTCATG GATATGCTTGGGAATTGGAACATCAGGGCTAATTCTCCTGGAGAGAATTTAAATGTATCAATTTCAGTTCAGCATCCTCAGCTTGGTGACTATTTTGTAGCTACCTTGCGAGCAAAAAGGGTCTCCTCAGTAACAGTGTCTGATCATGCCATGTTCTTCTGgttaatgcctcataaggttgCACTGTGGATATATTGGCAT GCGTTTAAGCTATGGTGGAAAAATGTGTCATTTATCCAACATCCCAGGTATACTAATCCAGAGTATAGGAAAGAAGCTTTGATACGTGATCAGAAACTTCAATGCTGTCCAGCTGTTAGAGGcaataatgataattatttgCAAGTTGAAGGAAGTGATCTCAGATATCAGGCTAACTGGAATATTAGGGATCGTTGGTTTGTATGGAGAGATGCTAAATGGCCTTGGTCTTGA
- the LOC123217975 gene encoding uncharacterized protein LOC123217975 isoform X2 — translation MEALYLLCSILSTFFTSLALSLLLSARTLFHRFYSPRASSSSSTAASDAVFLYEGTVWHERRCPVRHSFKYPVRYALFDLDHAFRAPSDHLSAGEARRVAETNGPVLLLTIPRSVGYEQNPLSLYYCYEVEGSTQCLKKCIAEDMLGNWNIRANSPGENLNVSISVQHPQLGDYFVATLRAKRVSSVTVSDHAMFFWLMPHKVALWIYWHAFKLWWKNVSFIQHPRYTNPEYRKEALIRDQKLQCCPAVRGNNDNYLQVEGSDLRYQANWNIRDRWFVWRDAKWPWS, via the exons ATGGAAGCACTCTATCTCTTGTGCTCAATCCTCTCCACATTTTTTACTTCTCTAGCTCTTTCCCTCCTCCTTTCCGCCCGCACGCTATTCCACCGCTTCTATTCGCCGCGCGCGTCTTCTTCATCCTCCACTGCCGCCTCAGATGCAGTTTTTCTCTACGAAGGCACCGTGTGGCACGAGCGCCGGTGCCCTGTCCGCCACTCTTTCAAGTATCCCGTGCGCTACGCGCTCTTCGACCTTGACCATGCCTTCCGCGCGCCGTCTGACCATCTCTCCGCTGGAGAAGCTCGCCGAGTCGCTGAGACTAATGGACCAGT TTTACTTTTAACAATACCCCGTAGTGTGGGATATGAACAAAATCCTTTGAGTTTGTACTACTGCTATGAAGTGGAAGGCTCTACTCAGTGTTTGAAGAAATGCATTGCTGAG GATATGCTTGGGAATTGGAACATCAGGGCTAATTCTCCTGGAGAGAATTTAAATGTATCAATTTCAGTTCAGCATCCTCAGCTTGGTGACTATTTTGTAGCTACCTTGCGAGCAAAAAGGGTCTCCTCAGTAACAGTGTCTGATCATGCCATGTTCTTCTGgttaatgcctcataaggttgCACTGTGGATATATTGGCAT GCGTTTAAGCTATGGTGGAAAAATGTGTCATTTATCCAACATCCCAGGTATACTAATCCAGAGTATAGGAAAGAAGCTTTGATACGTGATCAGAAACTTCAATGCTGTCCAGCTGTTAGAGGcaataatgataattatttgCAAGTTGAAGGAAGTGATCTCAGATATCAGGCTAACTGGAATATTAGGGATCGTTGGTTTGTATGGAGAGATGCTAAATGGCCTTGGTCTTGA